A portion of the Podospora pseudoanserina strain CBS 124.78 chromosome 2, whole genome shotgun sequence genome contains these proteins:
- the hus5 gene encoding SUMO conjugating enzyme Hus5 (COG:O; EggNog:ENOG503P1T8), with product MGSTLCQNRLIEERKQWRKDHPFGFWAKPQKNPQGVLDMKVWECAIPGKKDTIWEGGQFKLHITFPDEYPTKPPKCKFVPPLFHPNVYPSGTVCLSILNEEEAWKPAITLKQILLGVQDLLNDPNPESPAQAEAYNLFKKDRAEYERRIKRIVRENAAP from the exons ATGGGTTCGACACTCTGCCAGAACCGTCTGATTGAGGAGAG AAAGCAGTGGCGGAAAGACCACCCGTTCGGCTTCTGGGCCAAACCCCAGAAGAATCCCCAAGGTGTGCTGGACATGAAGGTCTGGGAGTGTGCTATTCCTGGCAAGAAAGACACAATATGGGAGGGCGGCCAGTTCAAGCTGCACATCACTTTTCCAGATG AATATCCCACGAAGCCCCCCAAGT GCAAATTCGTCCCTCCTCTGTTCCACCCTAATGTCTACCCTTCGGGCACCGTCTGCCTTTCGATCCTcaacgaggaagaggcttgGAAACCGGCCATCACTCTCAAGCAGATTCTCCTTGGTGTCCAAGACCTCCTGAACGACCCAAACCCCGAGTCACCAGCTCAGGCCGAGGCTTACAACCTATTCAAGAAGGACAGAGCCGAGTACGAAAGACGTATCAAACGGATTGTTCGAGAGAATGCTGCTCCATAG